Proteins from a genomic interval of Kitasatospora kifunensis:
- a CDS encoding SAF domain-containing protein, with product MENRTFSSPTIGAPGAVGYGQDQVVAAPATARGEARSGPVAPSRSLRARRRRPAVIAMAAALIAAGGLGGAVLYNSSGQRIAVLALARDVPYGQPLTADDLVVARIASDPALAPVSAADRNLAIGQRATGDLHRGALLLVADLTRALVVQPGMQEVGLPVHASQLPAAGVQVGQQIVIVQIADAQGGPTGSGAAHGPATMNAVVAELGKAGSDGSQVIDVAVPPSDATTLAVWAAGGRYQVILAPKAGAGTASPSGAASPSAGASPSGAPSTGASGSSGGNSGGSAG from the coding sequence ATGGAGAACCGCACCTTCTCGTCGCCGACCATCGGCGCACCGGGAGCCGTCGGCTACGGCCAGGACCAGGTGGTCGCCGCGCCCGCGACGGCGCGGGGCGAGGCGCGATCCGGTCCCGTCGCGCCCTCTCGTTCGCTGCGGGCCCGTCGGCGACGACCGGCCGTGATCGCCATGGCGGCCGCGCTGATCGCGGCCGGTGGGTTGGGCGGGGCGGTGCTGTACAACAGCTCAGGCCAGCGGATCGCCGTACTGGCGCTGGCTCGTGACGTTCCCTACGGGCAGCCGCTGACGGCAGACGATCTGGTGGTGGCCCGGATCGCCAGCGACCCCGCGTTGGCACCGGTGAGCGCCGCCGACCGGAATCTGGCGATCGGCCAGCGGGCCACCGGCGATCTGCACCGCGGCGCGCTGCTGCTGGTGGCGGACCTGACCAGGGCGTTGGTGGTACAGCCCGGCATGCAGGAGGTCGGGCTGCCGGTGCATGCCAGTCAACTGCCCGCCGCGGGCGTCCAGGTGGGCCAGCAGATCGTGATCGTGCAGATCGCCGACGCGCAGGGCGGCCCGACGGGCAGCGGCGCGGCGCACGGTCCGGCCACCATGAACGCGGTGGTCGCCGAGCTCGGCAAGGCGGGTAGCGACGGCAGTCAGGTGATCGACGTCGCCGTGCCGCCAAGTGACGCGACGACACTGGCCGTCTGGGCGGCGGGTGGCAGATACCAGGTGATCCTGGCGCCGAAGGCGGGCGCCGGTACGGCCTCGCCCTCCGGCGCAGCCTCGCCGTCCGCCGGCGCGTCGCCGTCCGGGGCGCCGTCCACCGGGGCGTCGGGCAGCTCGGGCGGCAACTCCGGTGGGAGCGCGGGCTGA
- a CDS encoding CpaF family protein yields the protein MRGSPMRDRAAAVEAGVVDPAVGGAAVAGPQVTGGYAWTPAGVAAPAPSPIPTPAATASPAGLPVLPAPEKWSASTVPVADPKLARELKRQVAAELHQQLSRLAPGQGQETDRATRRQRGRALIEETVARWSDNYAQTHGITPTREQDRVLAEAVYDLLFRAGRLQPYLDDPEIENILINGCDDVWVSRVHQPLRQVPPVAESDAELVELLQDLARQHGGGERSLSTANPTLALRLEGGMRLQAMTEVTPRPYVAIRRHRVASATLADMVTLGTVDSTVAAFLASAIRARKNVMITGTQGVGKTSLLRAMAAEIPPDERIGTLESEFELWLHTLGHLRQVVPMEAREGNGERIDGKPAGELTIGELIPAALRMTLSRIIVGEVRSGEVVPMLRVMTNGEGGSMCTLHARGPHMVVDRIAELCLEYGSHMTDSLAYRLTANAIDLIVHLSMVDETPVGGRRHRFVSHVLEVTGLGEHGRPALNTVFGPRPDLGEPRAVPHTPPNCLDDLRRAGFDAGLLQSAYGSWSAPLSLRIGGPR from the coding sequence GTGCGCGGTAGTCCGATGCGCGACCGCGCCGCGGCCGTCGAGGCCGGGGTCGTCGACCCGGCGGTGGGCGGTGCCGCGGTGGCCGGTCCGCAGGTCACCGGGGGCTATGCGTGGACGCCCGCCGGTGTCGCCGCTCCCGCCCCGAGCCCGATCCCGACCCCCGCCGCCACCGCGTCACCCGCCGGCCTGCCCGTCCTGCCCGCCCCCGAGAAGTGGAGCGCGAGCACCGTCCCCGTCGCGGACCCGAAGCTGGCCCGGGAGCTCAAGCGCCAGGTGGCCGCGGAGCTCCACCAGCAACTCTCCCGCCTGGCGCCCGGCCAGGGGCAGGAGACGGACCGCGCGACCCGCCGACAGCGCGGCCGCGCGCTGATCGAGGAGACGGTGGCGCGCTGGTCCGACAACTACGCCCAGACGCACGGCATCACCCCCACCCGGGAACAGGACCGGGTGCTCGCCGAGGCCGTCTACGACCTGCTCTTCCGGGCCGGCCGGTTGCAGCCCTACCTCGACGACCCGGAGATCGAGAACATCCTGATCAACGGCTGCGACGACGTCTGGGTCTCGCGCGTTCACCAGCCGCTGCGCCAGGTGCCGCCGGTGGCCGAGAGCGACGCCGAACTGGTCGAGCTGCTCCAGGATCTGGCCCGTCAGCACGGTGGCGGCGAGCGCAGTCTGAGCACCGCGAACCCGACCCTGGCGCTGCGCCTGGAGGGTGGCATGCGCTTGCAGGCGATGACGGAGGTGACACCGCGGCCGTACGTCGCGATCCGTCGGCACCGGGTCGCCTCCGCGACGCTCGCCGACATGGTGACGCTGGGCACCGTGGACTCGACCGTCGCGGCCTTCCTCGCCTCGGCGATCAGGGCGCGGAAGAACGTGATGATCACCGGTACCCAGGGGGTCGGCAAGACCAGCCTGCTGCGCGCGATGGCCGCCGAGATCCCGCCGGACGAGCGGATCGGCACCCTGGAGTCGGAGTTCGAGCTCTGGTTGCACACGCTCGGCCATCTGCGCCAGGTGGTGCCGATGGAGGCGCGGGAGGGCAACGGGGAGCGGATCGACGGCAAGCCGGCGGGCGAGCTGACGATCGGTGAGCTCATCCCGGCAGCCCTGCGGATGACTCTCTCGCGGATCATCGTCGGCGAGGTCCGCTCGGGCGAGGTGGTCCCGATGCTGCGGGTGATGACCAACGGCGAGGGCGGGTCGATGTGCACGCTGCACGCGCGCGGGCCGCACATGGTGGTGGACCGGATCGCCGAACTCTGCCTGGAGTACGGCTCGCACATGACCGACAGCCTCGCCTACCGGTTGACCGCCAACGCGATCGACCTGATCGTGCACCTCTCGATGGTCGACGAGACGCCGGTGGGGGGTCGGCGGCACCGGTTCGTCTCGCACGTCCTGGAGGTCACGGGGCTGGGTGAGCACGGTCGGCCGGCGCTGAACACCGTCTTCGGCCCGCGTCCCGATCTCGGCGAGCCGCGCGCCGTGCCGCACACGCCACCGAACTGCCTGGACGACCTGCGTCGCGCGGGCTTCGACGCCGGGTTGCTGCAGTCCGCCTACGGCAGTTGGAGTGCGCCGCTCTCGTTGCGGATCGGTGGTCCGCGATGA
- a CDS encoding type II secretion system F family protein, translated as MLLFVLCGVLLVGGLVVLVAGFAGVGIGSGGAERAAPGPLATRAHVFWYGAPGAPDPHTLRMRRIQLAISLVAAPLTWLFSRIALSVVLVPLLVFGLPWLYAVTRSDTRHIVRLEALADWTQRLSDVLLLGTGLNQALLTSRRTAPAALRSEIEELATRLQARWSAEDALRAFADSLADATADKVLAALLLRAGDSGPGLSRALADMAESVREEVRQRRAIEADRSKHRTTIRWLVTIIFGVIAVGSFNERYTAPYGTVQGQLVLAVLAGLFIVVIAWMRSLAANKPLPRLLEPDRRSRVRGLPASDADSPHAEAPHGEPPHAGPARTAPGGGAEPPLLKESR; from the coding sequence ATGCTGCTCTTCGTCCTGTGTGGGGTCCTGCTCGTCGGCGGTCTGGTGGTGCTGGTCGCCGGCTTCGCCGGGGTCGGCATCGGCAGCGGCGGCGCCGAGCGGGCCGCGCCCGGACCGCTCGCCACCCGCGCGCACGTCTTCTGGTACGGCGCGCCGGGGGCACCGGATCCGCACACGCTGCGGATGCGCCGGATCCAGCTCGCCATCTCGCTCGTGGCCGCCCCGCTGACCTGGCTCTTCAGCCGGATCGCGCTCTCCGTGGTGCTGGTCCCGCTGCTGGTCTTCGGCCTGCCCTGGCTCTACGCGGTCACCCGGTCCGACACCCGCCACATCGTCCGGCTGGAAGCGCTCGCCGACTGGACCCAGCGCCTCTCCGACGTGCTGTTGCTCGGCACCGGCCTCAACCAGGCCCTGCTCACCAGCCGCCGCACCGCGCCCGCCGCCCTGCGCAGCGAGATCGAGGAACTGGCCACCCGCCTGCAGGCCCGGTGGAGCGCCGAGGACGCGTTGCGGGCGTTCGCCGACAGCCTCGCCGACGCCACCGCGGACAAGGTGCTCGCCGCCTTGCTGCTGCGCGCCGGGGACAGTGGCCCCGGGCTCAGCCGGGCGCTGGCCGACATGGCGGAGTCGGTCCGCGAGGAGGTTCGCCAGCGCCGCGCGATCGAGGCCGACCGGTCCAAGCACCGCACCACCATCCGGTGGCTGGTCACGATCATCTTCGGGGTGATCGCGGTGGGTTCGTTCAACGAGCGCTACACCGCTCCGTACGGCACGGTGCAGGGGCAGCTGGTGCTGGCGGTGCTGGCCGGGCTGTTCATCGTGGTGATCGCCTGGATGCGCTCGCTGGCCGCGAACAAGCCGCTGCCCCGCCTGCTCGAACCCGACCGCCGCAGCCGGGTCAGGGGCCTGCCCGCCTCGGACGCCGACTCCCCGCACGCCGAAGCCCCGCACGGCGAGCCCCCGCACGCCGGGCCTGCGCGTACCGCACCTGGTGGTGGCGCCGAGCCGCCGTTGCTCAAGGAGTCCCGATGA
- a CDS encoding type II secretion system F family protein: protein MISPWAVLAGCVAAAGIALLIAELRPAPPDLGQALERLHRAPARHRESEVRAEASWYDRLGNRSLALAGSRVPLQSLALIGRTPARFMAHKLLFALVGLVLPGYLSAMAAFTGFAPPVALPALVSLALAAGGWMLPDAIVQSEAKEARTEYLHAIAAYLELVALERACDHGPAEAMRRAAAVGRGTVFRRLQDALERAATDRLPPWDGLDALAAELGLTPLQDVADIMRISGTDGAAVYDTLRARAKGLRNELLAAELAEAGATSEQMVAPGAALTLLMTVLIVYPALYQMLHVF from the coding sequence ATGATCTCCCCCTGGGCCGTGCTCGCCGGCTGTGTGGCGGCCGCCGGGATCGCCTTGCTGATCGCCGAACTCCGGCCGGCTCCACCGGACTTGGGCCAGGCGCTGGAGCGCCTGCACCGGGCTCCGGCGCGGCATCGGGAGAGCGAGGTGCGCGCCGAGGCGTCCTGGTACGACCGGCTCGGCAACCGCTCGCTCGCGCTGGCCGGTTCCCGCGTGCCGCTGCAGTCGCTGGCGTTGATCGGGCGCACTCCGGCGCGGTTCATGGCGCACAAGCTGCTCTTCGCGCTGGTCGGCCTGGTCCTGCCGGGCTACCTCTCGGCGATGGCGGCGTTCACCGGCTTCGCTCCGCCCGTGGCGCTGCCCGCGCTGGTCAGTCTGGCGCTGGCGGCAGGCGGTTGGATGCTGCCGGACGCGATCGTGCAGAGCGAGGCCAAGGAGGCCAGGACCGAGTACCTGCACGCCATCGCCGCCTACCTCGAACTCGTCGCCCTCGAACGGGCCTGTGACCACGGTCCGGCCGAGGCGATGCGTCGGGCGGCGGCGGTGGGGCGGGGCACCGTCTTCCGCCGACTCCAGGACGCCCTGGAGCGTGCCGCCACCGACCGCCTGCCCCCGTGGGACGGTCTGGACGCGCTCGCCGCCGAACTCGGCCTGACCCCACTGCAGGACGTCGCCGACATCATGCGGATCTCCGGCACCGACGGCGCGGCGGTCTACGACACCCTGCGGGCCCGGGCCAAGGGCCTGCGGAACGAACTACTGGCCGCGGAACTGGCCGAGGCCGGCGCCACCAGCGAGCAGATGGTGGCGCCGGGCGCGGCACTCACCTTGCTGATGACCGTCCTGATCGTCTACCCGGCGCTCTACCAGATGCTCCATGTGTTCTGA
- a CDS encoding TadE/TadG family type IV pilus assembly protein → MTTDRRERDRGALTLSFALVFPMMLLLVMLVAQVALLWYSQSVALAAAREGADAGRVLGGTDQAATDRAQAFLDGFRGLLGSPTVDRPVRTQATITVTVHIHPLFLLPGFDGLTISQRAQAPIERFVGP, encoded by the coding sequence TTGACCACGGATCGTCGGGAACGCGACCGCGGTGCGCTCACCCTCAGTTTCGCGCTCGTCTTCCCGATGATGCTGCTCCTCGTGATGCTCGTGGCCCAGGTCGCGCTGCTCTGGTACTCGCAGAGCGTGGCCTTGGCGGCGGCGCGCGAAGGGGCGGACGCGGGACGGGTGCTCGGCGGTACCGACCAGGCCGCCACCGACCGGGCCCAGGCGTTCCTGGACGGGTTCCGCGGTCTGCTCGGCAGCCCCACGGTGGACCGGCCCGTGCGCACCCAGGCCACCATCACCGTCACCGTGCACATCCATCCGCTCTTCCTGCTGCCCGGGTTCGACGGGTTGACGATCTCCCAGCGCGCCCAAGCGCCGATCGAACGGTTCGTCGGCCCATGA
- a CDS encoding TadE/TadG family type IV pilus assembly protein, producing MSAGREAGETVDGARGADGGAGAGGGADRGSLAIEAAILVPAIALLFSLAIIIGRLEMVSSTVDEAARVGARTASLDRSGQSPQTVAEQAVKQALSENGVTCRPAVTVNAAVVPLDAGPVPLNAVRVDVSCPVEVNDLFVVWVPGEVTLTGSFTSVIDRFRSQ from the coding sequence ATGAGCGCGGGGCGGGAGGCGGGGGAGACGGTGGACGGCGCGCGCGGCGCGGACGGGGGCGCGGGGGCCGGCGGGGGAGCCGACCGGGGCAGCCTCGCGATCGAGGCCGCGATCCTGGTCCCGGCCATCGCGCTGCTCTTCAGCCTGGCGATCATCATCGGTCGGCTGGAGATGGTGTCCAGCACCGTGGACGAGGCCGCCAGGGTCGGTGCGCGGACCGCTTCGCTGGACCGGTCGGGGCAGTCTCCGCAGACGGTGGCCGAGCAGGCGGTCAAGCAGGCGCTTTCCGAGAACGGTGTCACCTGTCGTCCGGCCGTCACGGTCAATGCCGCGGTGGTGCCGCTCGATGCCGGGCCGGTCCCGTTGAACGCGGTGCGGGTCGACGTCAGTTGTCCGGTCGAGGTGAATGATCTGTTCGTGGTGTGGGTACCGGGCGAGGTGACATTGACCGGCTCCTTCACCTCGGTCATCGACCGCTTCCGTTCGCAGTGA
- a CDS encoding LysM peptidoglycan-binding domain-containing protein — protein sequence MAAPRAKVRARTGSSPDAGRPASGRGAPAARGGSTARGSTARGPRGGAARGPRRRRSALRAVPAALGALLVLAVLLVGVPALLLYGTQAVAAMGGVGHTSLREVLTTPDDGRLFLWALVGIGWIGWACFAFSVLLEIPAQLRGRVARRIPTFGWSQRMAAGLVGAVIALLPVAGASFAAGLPGQLTAAAAPAQLAAGPRYAALTAAPAAAPTLALPAADPQQPTYTVRDSRPADSLWSIAERQLGSGDRWQEIAKLNAGRVMDGSGEHFDADRPIQPGWQLLMPADAKPDGSTNSAGNGEANGASATTVAQGQQSPQGQVGPAGQAGERQATATVQEGDTLSAIAQRELGSSDAWPQLFDANKGVRAPDGETLDDPNMVVPGMVLHIPGAPAAPAPPAAPAPQTAPSPQPAPAAPQSAPAAQPPAAQAPAASPSTAPSADPAPHPAGAASGAEKRSGTPAGGENGAKPSRNESAHRAAGVEEPISDYTAALTTSGIGVLLAAVLVGAVAHRRGAQQRARRPKHRIPMPTPPAADFEAELRTRQNSSGLDLLNRSLRTMARNVSRTGKRLPALAAVRVTTGGTVELHLAAAAVPIAPFRAAHAPNVWWCSADSAELLSAAQAAKVPAPYPALVAFGTAPDGATVLADLETVRLMHLAGHPDDARGVLRALALELAHSPLADKLSLHLVGFADDLPVSDTVADRVHRYPTLEAALSALESRTARARSSLVAVGAAHPRDARSRGHADDAWVPEIVLSAQAPMGDVPSELGRLLDGRPRTCLAVIARAPERGSGPVARWTLPSAGQATLPGLNLALQLQRLTDEQYGHWGEVLHTAASTAQHPAPAWTVDGEELEPADLPKPVPVLAGVGAGTAAFIGAALPDGPPESGPRLIARVIGTGSSPFATVNPAASAAGPAQPVSVVLPVLAPTGSVPPGSPGPVGPFGPVGPFGPVTPATDVATGGAAATGPGGSGGPGGPRHGINGRGLQITSGRSMPPAAIAPPGLASSPEPEPSAGPEPSPESSPDPDPEQVPLSEPESAAESTAELPGGTPVVDQPAAGPGLAPIPAHDIPAHDAEPVPTHDVAPAPAGADPRVPLRPEPVPATPAGGTPVPGAAIARTDADDLLAILRSPEAHAIRTTPRVRLLGPVDVLGAIGAAEPAGVPALTELAAYLALHPGTDPAAVDRALHPGDHARPDQAPPATLAALADWIGTDPDGRAFLRQDALDSYTFAPTVTCDWDEFRSLYRRGMRSTSTTADAALAHALALVRGAPFAETPNTGYGWAEAARQDMLAAVVDTAHELAARRLQYGDHRSAEAAVFRGLAVAPDVELLHRDLFYAYASAGARDQLLKAVNRLDALSRRTGRSLDPDTVALLRDLLSSP from the coding sequence ATGGCCGCACCACGAGCCAAGGTCCGTGCCCGAACGGGGAGTTCCCCGGACGCGGGCCGTCCCGCGAGCGGCCGGGGCGCCCCCGCTGCCCGTGGCGGATCGACGGCCCGCGGATCGACGGCCCGCGGTCCGCGTGGCGGTGCCGCGCGGGGGCCGCGGCGCCGTCGCAGCGCCCTGCGTGCCGTCCCGGCCGCTCTCGGAGCGTTGCTGGTACTCGCCGTGCTGCTGGTCGGCGTGCCGGCACTGCTGCTGTACGGGACCCAGGCGGTGGCCGCGATGGGCGGCGTGGGCCACACCAGCCTGCGCGAGGTGCTCACCACGCCGGACGACGGGCGCCTGTTCCTGTGGGCGCTGGTCGGGATCGGCTGGATCGGCTGGGCCTGCTTCGCGTTCTCCGTCCTGCTGGAGATCCCGGCCCAGTTGCGTGGCAGGGTGGCCCGCCGGATCCCCACCTTCGGTTGGAGTCAGCGGATGGCGGCCGGCCTGGTCGGTGCGGTGATCGCACTGCTGCCGGTGGCCGGCGCCTCCTTCGCGGCCGGTCTGCCAGGGCAGTTGACGGCCGCGGCCGCGCCCGCCCAACTGGCCGCCGGTCCCCGGTACGCCGCCCTGACCGCCGCCCCGGCCGCCGCGCCAACCCTGGCGCTTCCGGCCGCCGACCCGCAGCAGCCGACCTACACCGTGCGGGACAGCCGGCCGGCCGACAGCCTGTGGTCCATCGCGGAACGCCAACTGGGTTCGGGGGACCGCTGGCAGGAGATCGCCAAGTTGAACGCGGGCCGGGTCATGGACGGTTCGGGAGAGCACTTCGACGCCGACCGGCCGATCCAGCCGGGCTGGCAGTTGCTGATGCCGGCCGACGCCAAGCCGGATGGCAGCACGAACAGCGCTGGGAACGGCGAGGCGAACGGTGCATCGGCCACCACGGTGGCACAGGGTCAGCAGAGTCCACAGGGCCAGGTAGGTCCGGCAGGCCAGGCGGGGGAGCGGCAGGCCACCGCCACCGTCCAGGAGGGTGACACGCTCTCCGCCATCGCCCAGCGCGAGCTGGGCAGTTCGGACGCCTGGCCGCAGCTCTTCGACGCCAACAAGGGCGTGCGGGCGCCGGACGGAGAGACGCTGGACGACCCGAACATGGTCGTCCCGGGGATGGTGCTGCACATCCCGGGCGCGCCCGCGGCTCCGGCGCCGCCTGCTGCCCCGGCCCCGCAGACGGCCCCCTCCCCGCAGCCCGCACCGGCGGCCCCCCAGTCGGCGCCTGCCGCGCAGCCACCGGCCGCCCAGGCGCCCGCCGCCTCGCCCTCCACCGCGCCGTCCGCCGACCCGGCCCCGCACCCCGCCGGTGCCGCGTCCGGGGCGGAGAAGCGATCGGGCACACCAGCAGGCGGCGAGAACGGCGCCAAGCCGTCCAGGAACGAAAGCGCTCACCGGGCCGCCGGCGTCGAAGAACCGATCAGCGATTACACCGCCGCGCTGACCACCTCCGGCATCGGAGTGCTGCTGGCCGCCGTGCTGGTCGGCGCGGTGGCGCATCGGCGCGGCGCGCAGCAACGGGCTCGCCGCCCCAAGCACCGGATCCCGATGCCCACGCCGCCGGCCGCCGACTTCGAGGCCGAGCTCAGGACGCGGCAGAACAGCAGCGGCCTGGACCTGCTGAACCGCTCGCTGCGCACCATGGCCCGCAACGTCAGCCGTACGGGCAAGCGCCTGCCCGCGCTCGCCGCCGTCCGGGTCACCACCGGCGGCACCGTCGAGCTGCACCTGGCGGCCGCCGCCGTCCCGATCGCGCCGTTCCGGGCCGCGCACGCCCCCAACGTCTGGTGGTGCTCGGCCGACTCCGCCGAGCTGCTCTCCGCCGCGCAGGCCGCCAAGGTGCCCGCGCCCTACCCGGCCCTGGTCGCCTTCGGCACGGCTCCCGACGGTGCGACGGTCCTCGCGGACCTGGAGACGGTCCGGCTGATGCACCTGGCCGGCCACCCCGACGACGCACGTGGCGTGCTGCGCGCACTCGCGCTGGAACTCGCCCACAGCCCGCTCGCCGACAAGCTCAGCCTGCACCTGGTCGGCTTCGCCGACGACCTGCCGGTCTCCGACACCGTCGCCGACCGGGTGCACCGCTACCCGACCCTGGAAGCCGCGCTCAGCGCGCTGGAGAGCCGCACCGCGCGCGCTCGCTCCTCGCTGGTCGCCGTCGGCGCCGCGCACCCGCGCGACGCCCGCAGCCGGGGCCACGCCGACGACGCCTGGGTGCCGGAGATCGTGCTCTCCGCCCAGGCGCCCATGGGTGACGTTCCGTCAGAACTCGGCCGCCTGCTGGACGGCAGGCCACGGACCTGCCTGGCGGTGATCGCCAGGGCGCCGGAGCGCGGCTCCGGACCAGTGGCTCGGTGGACCTTGCCGAGCGCCGGCCAGGCCACCCTGCCCGGCCTGAACCTCGCACTCCAGCTCCAGCGGCTGACCGACGAACAGTACGGCCACTGGGGCGAGGTGTTGCACACCGCCGCCTCCACCGCCCAACACCCGGCCCCCGCTTGGACCGTCGACGGCGAGGAGCTGGAACCCGCCGATCTCCCCAAGCCGGTACCGGTGTTGGCGGGTGTGGGCGCGGGCACCGCTGCGTTCATCGGCGCCGCTCTGCCGGACGGGCCGCCGGAGTCCGGGCCGCGGCTGATCGCCCGGGTGATCGGCACCGGTTCCAGTCCGTTCGCCACCGTCAACCCGGCGGCTTCGGCGGCGGGCCCCGCACAGCCGGTCTCGGTGGTGCTTCCGGTCCTGGCGCCTACGGGCAGCGTGCCGCCGGGCTCACCTGGCCCGGTTGGCCCGTTCGGCCCGGTTGGCCCGTTCGGGCCGGTCACCCCGGCGACGGACGTCGCAACCGGGGGCGCCGCCGCCACGGGCCCGGGCGGCAGTGGAGGCCCCGGCGGTCCCCGGCACGGCATCAACGGCCGGGGCCTGCAGATCACCAGCGGCCGGTCGATGCCGCCTGCGGCCATCGCGCCGCCCGGGCTCGCGTCGTCCCCTGAGCCTGAGCCGTCCGCCGGCCCTGAACCGTCCCCCGAGTCCTCCCCCGACCCTGACCCCGAGCAAGTGCCGCTCTCCGAGCCAGAATCGGCCGCGGAGTCCACCGCCGAGCTGCCTGGCGGCACCCCCGTCGTCGACCAGCCCGCCGCCGGTCCAGGCCTCGCCCCCATCCCCGCCCACGACATCCCCGCCCACGACGCCGAGCCCGTCCCCACCCACGACGTCGCTCCCGCCCCGGCCGGCGCCGACCCGCGCGTCCCGCTGCGGCCGGAGCCGGTGCCGGCCACTCCCGCGGGCGGAACTCCCGTTCCCGGTGCGGCAATCGCCCGCACCGACGCCGATGACCTGCTCGCCATCCTCCGCTCCCCGGAGGCCCACGCGATCCGCACCACCCCCCGGGTGCGTCTGCTGGGCCCGGTGGACGTGCTCGGCGCCATCGGTGCGGCCGAGCCCGCCGGGGTGCCCGCGCTCACCGAACTCGCCGCCTACCTCGCGCTGCACCCGGGCACCGACCCCGCCGCCGTCGACCGGGCCCTGCACCCGGGCGATCACGCCCGCCCGGACCAGGCGCCGCCGGCGACCCTCGCCGCGCTGGCCGACTGGATCGGCACCGACCCGGACGGTCGCGCCTTCCTGCGTCAGGACGCCCTCGACTCCTACACCTTCGCGCCCACCGTGACCTGCGACTGGGACGAGTTCCGCAGCCTGTACCGGCGCGGTATGCGCAGCACCAGCACCACCGCCGACGCCGCGCTCGCCCACGCGCTCGCCCTGGTCCGCGGCGCGCCCTTCGCCGAGACCCCGAACACCGGCTACGGCTGGGCCGAAGCCGCCCGCCAGGACATGCTCGCCGCCGTCGTCGACACCGCCCATGAACTCGCCGCCCGTCGGCTGCAGTACGGCGATCACCGCAGCGCCGAGGCCGCCGTCTTCCGGGGCCTGGCCGTCGCGCCGGACGTCGAACTGCTGCACCGCGACCTGTTCTACGCCTACGCCTCAGCCGGCGCCCGCGACCAGCTCCTCAAGGCCGTCAACCGCTTGGACGCGCTGAGCCGCCGCACCGGCCGCAGCCTCGACCCCGACACCGTCGCCCTGCTCCGCGACCTGCTCTCCAGCCCGTGA
- a CDS encoding NADP-dependent oxidoreductase, giving the protein MKKVSFAEFGGPDVLHLIDAEEPHPGPGQVRIAVLAAGVNPVDWRLREGQILGAHPIELPAGVGLDAAGVVDEVGEGVDAVTVGDHVFGEGTDTYAEFAVLSAWARLPQGLTFEEAAGYPSVVETALRIIRQVGVRSGQTLLASGASGGVGSAVLQIARDRGITVIGTAGAANQDYLRSLGALATTYGEGWVERVRRLGRIDAALDLAGSGVIRELVELTGDPQKVISIADLGAPEFGVRFSGVAGSMPEALTEAADLISRGKLHIPVEKSYPLAEAAAAHIDSQAGHTRGRRVMVV; this is encoded by the coding sequence ATGAAGAAGGTGAGCTTCGCCGAGTTCGGCGGTCCGGACGTTCTGCACCTCATAGACGCCGAGGAGCCCCACCCGGGCCCCGGTCAAGTACGCATCGCCGTGCTGGCGGCGGGCGTGAACCCCGTCGACTGGAGGCTCCGCGAAGGCCAGATCCTCGGGGCCCATCCGATCGAGTTGCCCGCCGGGGTCGGGCTGGACGCCGCCGGGGTGGTGGACGAGGTGGGCGAGGGCGTCGACGCGGTCACGGTCGGCGACCACGTGTTCGGCGAAGGTACGGACACCTACGCCGAGTTCGCCGTGCTGTCGGCCTGGGCCCGGCTGCCGCAGGGTCTGACGTTCGAAGAGGCGGCCGGGTACCCCTCCGTGGTGGAGACCGCGCTGCGGATCATCCGCCAGGTCGGCGTGCGGTCCGGGCAGACGCTGCTGGCCAGCGGTGCGTCCGGGGGCGTCGGCTCGGCGGTGCTGCAGATCGCCCGCGACCGCGGCATCACGGTGATCGGCACGGCCGGGGCCGCGAACCAGGACTACCTGCGCAGCCTGGGTGCCCTCGCCACGACGTACGGCGAGGGCTGGGTCGAGCGGGTGCGGCGGCTCGGCCGCATCGACGCGGCTCTCGATCTGGCCGGCTCGGGCGTGATCCGCGAGCTCGTCGAGCTGACCGGGGATCCGCAGAAGGTGATCTCCATCGCCGACCTCGGTGCGCCGGAGTTCGGCGTCCGATTCTCCGGCGTGGCCGGGAGCATGCCGGAAGCGCTCACCGAGGCCGCCGACCTCATCTCGCGGGGAAAGCTCCACATCCCGGTCGAGAAGTCGTACCCGCTCGCCGAGGCCGCGGCGGCGCACATCGACAGCCAGGCCGGTCACACGCGCGGGCGCCGGGTCATGGTCGTCTGA